In the genome of Petrotoga olearia DSM 13574, one region contains:
- a CDS encoding secondary thiamine-phosphate synthase enzyme YjbQ — translation MIYTYSLKTHNREEMIDITSYIQQSVENSKIEEGILIVYVPHTTAAVTINENADPSVRKDITDFLRNKIPKSTEYSHLEGNADSHIKSTLVGPTLSLIIENGKLLLGTWQGIYFCEFDGPRNRNFIVKIIEG, via the coding sequence ATGATATATACCTACTCTTTAAAAACCCATAATAGAGAAGAAATGATCGACATAACCAGCTATATTCAACAGAGTGTCGAAAATTCAAAAATAGAAGAAGGCATTTTGATAGTATATGTCCCCCATACAACTGCCGCCGTAACAATCAACGAAAATGCAGATCCATCTGTAAGAAAAGACATCACAGATTTTCTAAGAAATAAAATCCCTAAAAGTACGGAATATTCCCATCTTGAAGGCAATGCTGACTCGCATATAAAATCAACGCTCGTTGGACCAACATTGTCTTTAATTATTGAAAATGGAAAGCTTTTATTGGGAACATGGCAAGGAATTTATTTCTGTGAGTTCGATGGTCCAAGAAACAGAAATTTTATAGTAAAAATCATCGAAGGTTAA
- a CDS encoding D-2-hydroxyacid dehydrogenase, with product MKIHINDPLDENALKKLQNELPDLEITSEHLEKDVLKDKIKEIDVLIVRSATKVTKEILEHADKLKIVARAGMGLDNIDVDTAKLKGITVLNTPGQNSLSVAELVIGMVLDIYRHITRGTIGLKNEQWEKKQLEGFELSQKTFGIIGFGYVGKNLAQLLKGFQTNTLVYDVFEISAEEQKNYNVRQVSLEELLQNSDIISLHIPKNEKTYHFISEPQIKMMKDGAVIINAARGGVLDENYVLKYLKNGKLLGVGLDVFEEEPPKGDFYKELFALPNVVLTPHIGASTKEAQERVGINIVDRVVEEVKKLN from the coding sequence ATGAAAATTCATATAAATGACCCTTTGGATGAAAATGCCTTAAAAAAATTACAAAACGAATTACCTGATCTTGAAATTACTTCGGAACACCTCGAAAAAGATGTCCTCAAAGATAAAATTAAAGAAATTGACGTATTAATTGTAAGAAGTGCAACTAAGGTAACAAAAGAAATATTAGAACACGCAGATAAATTAAAGATTGTAGCAAGAGCGGGCATGGGATTAGATAATATAGATGTCGATACTGCTAAATTGAAAGGAATAACCGTCTTAAATACGCCGGGCCAGAATTCTTTATCCGTTGCAGAATTGGTTATAGGAATGGTTTTAGATATTTATCGGCACATTACAAGAGGGACGATCGGTTTAAAAAATGAACAATGGGAAAAAAAACAACTAGAAGGATTTGAGTTGTCACAAAAAACCTTTGGTATCATCGGCTTTGGTTATGTAGGAAAAAATTTGGCACAATTACTAAAAGGTTTTCAGACCAATACTCTGGTGTATGATGTTTTTGAAATAAGTGCAGAAGAGCAAAAGAATTATAACGTTAGACAGGTATCTTTGGAGGAGTTACTCCAAAATTCTGATATTATTTCTTTACATATTCCAAAAAACGAAAAAACTTATCACTTTATAAGTGAACCCCAAATCAAAATGATGAAAGATGGTGCTGTAATAATTAATGCTGCAAGGGGAGGCGTCCTCGACGAGAATTATGTGCTTAAATATTTGAAAAATGGCAAGCTCCTTGGAGTAGGATTGGATGTTTTCGAAGAAGAACCTCCAAAAGGTGATTTTTACAAGGAACTTTTTGCTTTACCAAATGTTGTCTTAACACCACATATAGGTGCTTCTACAAAAGAAGCGCAAGAACGAGTGGGAATAAATATAGTAGACAGAGTGGTAGAAGAAGTTAAGAAACTTAACTGA
- the minD gene encoding septum site-determining protein MinD, with amino-acid sequence MENAKVFVITSGKGGVGKTTITANLGATLAKKGYNVCLIDADIGLKNLDLILGLENRIVYTIMDVVSGNKTVMEALVKHKQLKNLSLLASSQIANKDLMSPQDMSDIVSKLSKHFHYIIIDSPAGIERGFQNAVSSAQHAIVVTTPDLTAISDADRVIGLLENQGYTDDRISLIVNRLKLRLVKRNEMLSADDIKEALALNLIGIIPDSEEILLSSNEGTPISTNQEAKLYSVFNNISDRILGKDIPLEKDLIDVDHAPQGFIEFIKRIFRRG; translated from the coding sequence ATGGAAAATGCAAAGGTGTTTGTTATTACCTCTGGAAAAGGGGGAGTTGGTAAAACTACCATCACAGCTAATTTAGGGGCCACCTTAGCAAAAAAAGGTTACAATGTTTGCCTTATAGATGCAGATATTGGATTGAAAAATCTGGATTTGATTTTGGGGTTGGAAAACAGAATAGTTTACACTATAATGGATGTTGTAAGTGGTAACAAAACTGTTATGGAAGCACTCGTAAAACACAAACAGTTAAAAAATCTCTCTCTACTGGCTTCTTCTCAGATTGCCAACAAAGATTTAATGTCCCCTCAAGATATGAGCGATATAGTTTCTAAACTCTCTAAACATTTTCATTACATTATTATAGATTCCCCAGCAGGAATAGAAAGAGGATTCCAAAACGCTGTTTCATCTGCACAACACGCTATCGTTGTTACTACACCAGACCTGACTGCCATAAGCGACGCAGATAGAGTCATAGGGTTGCTTGAAAATCAAGGTTATACCGACGATCGCATATCATTAATTGTGAATCGATTAAAATTGAGACTTGTTAAAAGAAACGAAATGCTTTCCGCTGATGATATTAAAGAAGCTCTAGCATTGAATTTAATCGGAATAATACCTGATAGTGAGGAAATTTTACTTTCTTCCAACGAAGGAACTCCAATATCGACAAACCAAGAAGCTAAACTTTATTCTGTTTTCAATAATATAAGCGATAGAATCTTAGGAAAAGATATACCTTTAGAAAAAGATTTGATAGATGTCGACCACGCCCCTCAAGGATTTATAGAATTCATCAAAAGAATATTCAGAAGAGGGTGA
- a CDS encoding ferredoxin: MKIVIDKEACIGDAICESLCPDVFQMADDGKAEVIDEQSDAPCVQDAIDACPTEAISIEE; this comes from the coding sequence ATGAAGATAGTTATTGACAAAGAAGCTTGTATAGGAGACGCTATATGTGAAAGTCTATGCCCAGACGTATTCCAAATGGCCGATGATGGAAAAGCCGAAGTTATTGATGAACAAAGTGACGCCCCATGCGTGCAAGATGCTATAGATGCTTGCCCAACTGAGGCTATAAGCATCGAAGAATAA